One Echeneis naucrates chromosome 1, fEcheNa1.1, whole genome shotgun sequence DNA segment encodes these proteins:
- the rasd3 gene encoding RASD family member 3 yields MSSAGRPDTVRLVFLGGAGVGKSALIRRFLHDRFEHKYTRTVEELHVLEYDTAGSGRLRLEILDTSGSYSFPAMRELRIRHSDAFALVYAVDDPASLEEVRRLRGEILELKGGERASITVVGAKADLTEAEGRVLTAGDVMATVEDEWGANFVEASARTAGNTVGVFRALLHQVELPHRLSPAICRRRDTLPRPAVRRRPPLKKNHSCVLS; encoded by the coding sequence ATGAGTTCTGCGGGGCGGCCCGACACGGTTCGGTTGGTCTTCCTCGGGGGGGCCGGGGTCGGGAAGAGCGCGCTCATCCGCCGCTTCCTGCACGACCGCTTCGAGCACAAGTACACGCGCACGGTGGAGGAGCTCCACGTGCTGGAGTACGACACCGCCGGATCCGGGAGGCTGCGGCTGGAGATCCTGGACACCAGCGGCAGCTACTCCTTCCCGGCCATGCGCGAGCTGCGCATCCGGCACAGCGACGCCTTCGCCCTGGTGTACGCCGTGGACGACCCGGCGTCCCTGGAGGAGGTCCGGCGGCTCCGGGGCGAGATCCTGGAGCTGAAGGGCGGCGAGCGCGCGTCCATCACCGTGGTGGGCGCCAAGGCGGACCTCACCGAGGCCGAGGGTCGCGTGCTGACGGCTGGTGACGTCATGGCCACGGTGGAGGACGAGTGGGGCGCCAACTTCGTGGAGGCGTCCGCGCGCACGGCTGGAAACACGGTGGGAGTTTTCCGCGCGCTGCTGCACCAGGTGGAGCTGCCCCACCGGCTCAGCCCCGCCATCTGCAGGCGCAGAGACACGCTGCCCAGACCGGCCGTCAGACGGAGGCCACCGCTGAAGAAGAACCACAGCTGCGTCCTGTCGTAG
- the plk1 gene encoding serine/threonine-protein kinase PLK1 isoform X2, translating to MSAAVPKPANPSAHVDPKTAPLKEIPEVLVDPRTMRRYTRGRFLGKGGFAKCYEITDVETKQVFAGKIVPKSLILKQHQREKMTSEIAIHKTLNHPNIVGFHGFFEDDDFVFVVLEICRRRSLLELHKRRKAVTEPEARYYMTQLLKGVQYLHNNRVIHRDLKLGNIFLNDDMEVKIGDFGLATKIEFDGERKKTLCGTPNYIAPEVLCKKGHSYEVDVWSLGCILYTLLVGKPPFETSCLKETYNRIKKNNYTIPWHINPAASNLIKQMLHADPSQRPTIADLQVDEFFTSGYIPLRLPTTCLTVPPRFSIAPSTAMELGQRRPLTAINNKGNAPSSTYYQTKEEPQQREAEPPESHLKDMLQQLNSIIAAKPSEKAIIRQEEAEDPACIPIFWISKWVDYSDKYGLGYQLCDNSVGVLFNDYTRLIMYADGDSLQYIDKTAAESYLSVRSYPTTLNKKITLLKYFRNYMSEHLLKAGANIARREGDELARLPYLSMWFRTKSAIVLHLTNGTVQINFFQDHTKLILCPLMAAVTYIDEKRDFRTYKLSLLEEFGCSKELASRIRYAKLMVEKLLDSKPTSTAH from the exons ATGAGTGCAGCTGTTCCCAAACCGGCCAATCCGTCGGCCCACGTCGACCCTAAGACGGCCCCGCTGAAGGAGATACCGGAGGTGCTGGTGGACCCCCGCACGATGAGGCGATACACCAGGGGACGCTTCCTGGGGAAAGGTGGTTTCGCCAAATGCTACGAAATTACAGACGTGGAGACCAAGCAGGTCTTCGCCGGGAAAATCGTCCCCAAGTCGCTCATCCTGAAGCAGCACCAGCGGGAGAAGATGACCTCGGAGATCGCCATCCACAAGACCCTGAACCACCCGAACATCGTGGGCTTCCACGGCTTCTTCGAGGACGACGACTTTGTGTTTGTCGTCCTGGAAATCTGCAGGAGGAGG TCTTTGTTGGAGCTGCACAAGCGTCGTAAGGCTGTGACCGAACCAGAGGCCCGCTACTACATGACTCAGCTGCTCAAGGGTGTCCAGTACCTGCACAACAACAGAGTCatccacagagacctgaagCTGGGCAACATCTTCCTCAATGACGACATGGAGGTCAAGATAG GGGACTTTGGCCTGGCCACCAAGATCGAGTTTGATGGTGAGAGGAAGAAGACGTTGTGTGGAACGCCCAACTACATTGCACCAGAAGTGCTTTGCAAGAAAGGCCACAGCTATGAAGTGGATGTCTGGTCATTGGGATGTATATT GTACACTTTGTTGGTGGGTAAGCCTCCTTTTGAGACCTCCTGTCTGAAGGAGACCTACAACCGCATCAAGAAAAACAACTACACCATCCCCTGG CACATCAATCCGGCTGCATCCAATCTCATCAAGCAAATGCTGCACGCTGATCCCTCCCAGAGGCCCACCATCGCTGATTTGCAAGTGGATGAGTTCTTCACATCTGGCTACATCCCCTTACGTCTGCCCACTACTTGCCTCACGGTGCCCCCACGCTTCTCCATTGCTCCCTCCACAGCAATGGAGCTCGGCCAAAGGCGCCCCCTGACTGCTATTAACAACAAAGGTAATGCTCCCAGCAGCACTTATTACCAAA CTAAGGAGGAGCCTCAGCAAAG ggaGGCTGAGCCGCCTGAGAGCCATCTGAAAGacatgctgcagcagctcaaCAGTATCATTGCTGCCAAGCCCTCTGAGAAAGCAATCATACGCCAAG aaGAGGCAGAGGATCCTGCATGTATCCCTATCTTCTGGATCAGCAAATGGGTCGATTACTCTGATAAATATGGGTTAG GCTACCAGCTCTGTGACAACAGCGTGGGCGTGCTGTTCAATGATTACACACGTCTGATCATGTATGCCGATGGAGACAGTCTGCAGTACATCGACAAGACGGCGGCTGAATCCTACCTCAGTGTCCGATCTTACCCAACTACGCTCAACAAGAAA atAACGCTGTTGAAATATTTCCGCAACTACATGAGCGAGCACCTGTTGAAGGCCGGAGCAAATATAGCCCGGCGGGAGGGGGATGAGCTGGCCAGGCTGCCGTACCTCTCCATGTGGTTCAGAACAAAGAGCGCCATCGTCCTGCACCTCACCAACGGCACTGTTCAGATCAACTTCTTCCAG GACCACACCAAGCTGATCCTGTGTCCGCTGATGGCTGCTGTGACGTACATCGACGAGAAGCGAGACTTCCGCACCTACAAGCTGTCCCTGCTGGAGGAGTTTGGCTGCAGCAAAGAGCTGGCCAGCCGCATCCGCTATGCCAAGCTCATGGTGGAGAAACTGCTGGACAGCAAACCCACCTCCACTGCACACTAA
- the plk1 gene encoding serine/threonine-protein kinase PLK1 isoform X1: protein MSAAVPKPANPSAHVDPKTAPLKEIPEVLVDPRTMRRYTRGRFLGKGGFAKCYEITDVETKQVFAGKIVPKSLILKQHQREKMTSEIAIHKTLNHPNIVGFHGFFEDDDFVFVVLEICRRRSLLELHKRRKAVTEPEARYYMTQLLKGVQYLHNNRVIHRDLKLGNIFLNDDMEVKIGDFGLATKIEFDGERKKTLCGTPNYIAPEVLCKKGHSYEVDVWSLGCILYTLLVGKPPFETSCLKETYNRIKKNNYTIPWHINPAASNLIKQMLHADPSQRPTIADLQVDEFFTSGYIPLRLPTTCLTVPPRFSIAPSTAMELGQRRPLTAINNKAGTEKVEAKEEPQQREAEPPESHLKDMLQQLNSIIAAKPSEKAIIRQEEAEDPACIPIFWISKWVDYSDKYGLGYQLCDNSVGVLFNDYTRLIMYADGDSLQYIDKTAAESYLSVRSYPTTLNKKITLLKYFRNYMSEHLLKAGANIARREGDELARLPYLSMWFRTKSAIVLHLTNGTVQINFFQDHTKLILCPLMAAVTYIDEKRDFRTYKLSLLEEFGCSKELASRIRYAKLMVEKLLDSKPTSTAH, encoded by the exons ATGAGTGCAGCTGTTCCCAAACCGGCCAATCCGTCGGCCCACGTCGACCCTAAGACGGCCCCGCTGAAGGAGATACCGGAGGTGCTGGTGGACCCCCGCACGATGAGGCGATACACCAGGGGACGCTTCCTGGGGAAAGGTGGTTTCGCCAAATGCTACGAAATTACAGACGTGGAGACCAAGCAGGTCTTCGCCGGGAAAATCGTCCCCAAGTCGCTCATCCTGAAGCAGCACCAGCGGGAGAAGATGACCTCGGAGATCGCCATCCACAAGACCCTGAACCACCCGAACATCGTGGGCTTCCACGGCTTCTTCGAGGACGACGACTTTGTGTTTGTCGTCCTGGAAATCTGCAGGAGGAGG TCTTTGTTGGAGCTGCACAAGCGTCGTAAGGCTGTGACCGAACCAGAGGCCCGCTACTACATGACTCAGCTGCTCAAGGGTGTCCAGTACCTGCACAACAACAGAGTCatccacagagacctgaagCTGGGCAACATCTTCCTCAATGACGACATGGAGGTCAAGATAG GGGACTTTGGCCTGGCCACCAAGATCGAGTTTGATGGTGAGAGGAAGAAGACGTTGTGTGGAACGCCCAACTACATTGCACCAGAAGTGCTTTGCAAGAAAGGCCACAGCTATGAAGTGGATGTCTGGTCATTGGGATGTATATT GTACACTTTGTTGGTGGGTAAGCCTCCTTTTGAGACCTCCTGTCTGAAGGAGACCTACAACCGCATCAAGAAAAACAACTACACCATCCCCTGG CACATCAATCCGGCTGCATCCAATCTCATCAAGCAAATGCTGCACGCTGATCCCTCCCAGAGGCCCACCATCGCTGATTTGCAAGTGGATGAGTTCTTCACATCTGGCTACATCCCCTTACGTCTGCCCACTACTTGCCTCACGGTGCCCCCACGCTTCTCCATTGCTCCCTCCACAGCAATGGAGCTCGGCCAAAGGCGCCCCCTGACTGCTATTAACAACAAAG cTGGGACAGAGAAGGTGGAAGCTAAGGAGGAGCCTCAGCAAAG ggaGGCTGAGCCGCCTGAGAGCCATCTGAAAGacatgctgcagcagctcaaCAGTATCATTGCTGCCAAGCCCTCTGAGAAAGCAATCATACGCCAAG aaGAGGCAGAGGATCCTGCATGTATCCCTATCTTCTGGATCAGCAAATGGGTCGATTACTCTGATAAATATGGGTTAG GCTACCAGCTCTGTGACAACAGCGTGGGCGTGCTGTTCAATGATTACACACGTCTGATCATGTATGCCGATGGAGACAGTCTGCAGTACATCGACAAGACGGCGGCTGAATCCTACCTCAGTGTCCGATCTTACCCAACTACGCTCAACAAGAAA atAACGCTGTTGAAATATTTCCGCAACTACATGAGCGAGCACCTGTTGAAGGCCGGAGCAAATATAGCCCGGCGGGAGGGGGATGAGCTGGCCAGGCTGCCGTACCTCTCCATGTGGTTCAGAACAAAGAGCGCCATCGTCCTGCACCTCACCAACGGCACTGTTCAGATCAACTTCTTCCAG GACCACACCAAGCTGATCCTGTGTCCGCTGATGGCTGCTGTGACGTACATCGACGAGAAGCGAGACTTCCGCACCTACAAGCTGTCCCTGCTGGAGGAGTTTGGCTGCAGCAAAGAGCTGGCCAGCCGCATCCGCTATGCCAAGCTCATGGTGGAGAAACTGCTGGACAGCAAACCCACCTCCACTGCACACTAA